The DNA sequence TATTACAACGCTTGCCCTGTAAGCGTTTTTCAATTTCTTCACTTCCAACGTATAGCCGGAAACCCCTTTTACGTAGATGTTCGAATATTCAACTTTCTGGTCAATGCAGAGTATGGATGCTTCTGCATGCATTTTGCCATCAGAGCGCTTTGCACTGAGGTTTTTGACTTCATAGCCGTAAGCGGCCTTGGCATCGAGCTCTGAAAGCGCATCCTGCAGCACGTACCACAGCAGATCCCTTTCGGTTTCTGCGGAGTCCATAACTCTTACTTCATTCGCCTTAACCGCTCCGCCCTTTACGTCATGCGCTATTTTTGCTATGTCTGCCTGCGTTGCGAACATTGCAAGCATTGAATTCTTCAGCAATTCGCCAAAATTTCTGCCGTAGGAAAAGAACCTGACATCGGCAGTATGCGAAACGAACCTGTATTTCAGCATCAGGGCACCGCTCATCTTGTAATGCATAATGTGCATAACAAAATTATTTAGTATATCCCTGAGAAAGCTTATACGTCCTATGAAGATAAGAGTAACTACTGAAATGTGATGAAGCCCATTTCGGCTGAGGACACATGTGATCAAATGCATGCAAGAAACATTTTGCTCACGCCCAAAAGAATCGGCATCGCAGCGCTACTCGTTGCGCTTTTCATAGCAATGTTCAATGAGCTTTCAGTTACAAGCTTCAGCATAGCCGACAACAACCCCGCAAGCTATGTGATAGTTGTAATGCTGATGATGTTTCTTCTTGTACTGTTCTCAATGAAGGAAGACCTAGCGCCA is a window from the Candidatus Marsarchaeota archaeon genome containing:
- a CDS encoding archease, whose translation is MHYKMSGALMLKYRFVSHTADVRFFSYGRNFGELLKNSMLAMFATQADIAKIAHDVKGGAVKANEVRVMDSAETERDLLWYVLQDALSELDAKAAYGYEVKNLSAKRSDGKMHAEASILCIDQKVEYSNIYVKGVSGYTLEVKKLKNAYRASVVIDI